In Leptidea sinapis chromosome 21, ilLepSina1.1, whole genome shotgun sequence, the following proteins share a genomic window:
- the LOC126970486 gene encoding leucine-rich repeats and immunoglobulin-like domains protein 3 — protein MGDSHFLRILALIVLLLQCALADNYECPQKCVCLEQYVDCSNKKLVSVPRIPEWVEQLDLSHNKLSKDVTGGFDKLVSLKIIKLEKNALEIIPSFVDCIQVREINLNKNNIVSIDVGRFPVNSTINTLSLNINRIRIIQEGALNNLTNLITLKLNKNEITSLPNHLFMNQSNLKTLELNHNKINVINGLLFQGLSSLTTLKIRYNNIDNIMDGAFFGFKSVNVLQLDNNKIKSISKGWMYGLESLHTLSLSNNLISHIDLGAWELCTNLEVLNLSHNYLMEIEGRNFQYLINLRILDLHSNNISSISQEAFSHMVQLQTLMLNNNKISWTVEDMSGPFSKLQNLHVFNLAANHIKSISSRAFEGLTNVIELDLRNNNITSIQPHAFDSMTKLSKFQLNTSSLLCDCKILWMVKWIKEKLEHKYISATCAYPADVRGTFIHKLKEENCGDSPKPKIVEHPKSHLAIKNREANLVCSATSNPSSNMTFLWRKNNGNVSNPTVFENVTLQGQQATSVLVIPDVSQMDSGKYQCVVSNKFGTTYSSKAKVNIVTFPRFIKEPTNVTVRTGETVTLNCAATGDPPPEISWKKDGGNDFPAARERRMNVMPTDHLFFIVNAKTTDMGVYSCAAKNPAGTIIANASLTVLQEPSFIRVLENKEVTSGDSVVLQCMITGSPKPVIKWLKDGSPIITSDRHFLTADDQLLIIINSKSSDAGHYECEITNELGTKKDMIELKVLPPVAIMVKEENMTGIIIITVVCCAVGTSTIWVVIIYHTRRRMAGAVRNYPTESVKMTQVVHSDSESPHIFPDNISEHSSCKDSGTGDSAKQTSFDGVPTERSEQVHFETALCHSYSPVPEAHKLLPSSFKPSIQVCVNTCVTPATYSFSSHNSNV, from the coding sequence AGATTgctcaaataaaaaattggttTCGGTGCCAAGAATTCCCGAGTGGGTGGAACAATTGGATTTGAGTCACAACAAATTAAGTAAAGATGTAACTGGAGGTTTTGATAAATTGGTATCTTTGAAGATTATTAAACTAGAAAAGAATGCTCTAGAGATTATACCTAGTTTTGTTGATTGTATTCAAGTCCGTGAaataaatttgaacaaaaacaaCATCGTCTCAATAGACGTTGGGCGCTTTCCCGTAAACAGTACTATCAATACACTTAGTCTAAATATCAATCGCATTCGAATCATTCAAGAAGGAGCTCTTAACAACCTAACAAACCTTATTACTCTGAAACTCAACAAAAATGAAATAACATCATTACCAAATCATTTGTTTATGAACCAATCAAATCTTAAGACATTGGAACTCAACCATAACAAGATTAATGTTATCAATGGATTACTCTTCCAAGGACTATCCAGTCTAACTACATTgaaaataagatataataatattgataacatAATGGATGGTGcattttttggatttaaatcAGTTAATGTACTACAATtagacaataataaaataaaaagtatttccaAAGGCTGGATGTATGGTCTGGAGTCACTTCATACATTATCTTTGTCCAATAATTTGATATCTCATATTGATTTGGGGGCATGGGAATTGTGTACAAACTTAGAAGTGTTAAATTTGTCTCATAATTATCTAATGGAGATTGAAGGACGTAATTTTCAGTATCTCATTAATCTGCGTATACTTGATTTACATAGTAACAACATATCCTCCATATCTCAAGAAGCATTCAGCCACATGGTGCAGTTACAAACATTGATGTTGAATAACAACAAAATATCCTGGACTGTTGAAGATATGTCTGGCCCTTTTTCCAAGCTACAAAATTTGCATGTTTTCAATTTAGCTGCAAACCATATTAAATCGATAAGTTCTAGAGCTTTTGAAGGTCTTACAAACGTAATTGAAttggatttgagaaataataatatcacatcaATACAACCACATGCATTTGATTCTATGACAAAGTTAAGCAAATTTCAGTTAAACACTTCATCATTGCTGTGTGATTGTAAGATATTGTGGATGGTAAAGTGGATTAAAGAGAAACttgaacataaatatatatcagCAACATGTGCATATCCAGCAGATGTTCGTGGTACATTCATTCACAAACTCAAAGAGGAAAACTGTGGTGATTCACCAAAACCTAAGATAGTAGAACACCCCAAATCACATCTTGCAATTAAGAATCGTGAGGCCAATTTAGTTTGTTCTGCCACATCAAACCCTTCCAGTAATATGACATTCCTATGGCGAAAAAACAATGGAAATGTAAGTAATCCAACTGTGTTTGAAAATGTAACACTTCAAGGGCAGCAAGCTACTTCTGTTCTTGTAATACCAGATGTATCTCAGATGGATTCTGGCAAATATCAATGTGTGGTTAGCAACAAATTTGGTACAACATATTCAAGCAAAGCAAAAGTTAATATTGTCACCTTTCCTAGGTTCATTAAAGAACCTACAAATGTCACAGTAAGGACGGGAGAAACTGTAACACTGAACTGTGCTGCCACAGGAGATCCACCACCTGAAATATCTTGGAAGAAGGATGGTGGAAATGATTTTCCAGCAGCTCGGGAAAGGCGGATGAATGTTATGCCAACTGACCATCTGTTTTTTATAGTGAATGCAAAAACCACTGATATGGGAGTTTATAGCTGTGCAGCTAAAAATCCTGCTGGTACCATTATAGCTAATGCCTCATTGACTGTATTACAAGAACCCTCTTTTATAAGAGTTTTGGAAAACAAAGAGGTTACCAGTGGAGACTCTGTTGTATTGCAATGTATGATCACAGGATCACCTAAGCCTGTTATTAAATGGCTTAAAGACGGGTCTCCAATAATTACTTCAGATCGACACTTCTTGACAGCAGATGATcaactgttaataattattaattccaAATCAAGTGATGCAGGTCATTATGAGTGTGAAATAACTAATGAGCTTGGCACTAAAAAAGATATGATAGAATTGAAAGTATTACCTCCTGTAGCAATTATGGTAAAAGAAGAGAATATGActggtataattattataacagtagtgtgttgTGCTGTTGGTACATCCACCATATGGGTGGTAATAATATACCATACACGGAGACGCATGGCAGGTGCAGTGCGAAATTATCCCACCGAAAGTGTGAAAATGACACAAGTGGTACATAGTGATAGTGAATCCCCTCACATCTTCCCTGATAATATATCTGAACATTCCTCATGCAAGGACAGTGGAACAGGTGATTCTGCTAAACAAACTAGTTTTGATGGAGTGCCCACCGAAAGGAGTGAGCAAGTGCATTTTGAGACTGCATTATGTCATAGTTACTCCCCAGTGCCAGAAGCTCATAAGCTTCTACCCTCTTCCTTTAAGCCGTCTATTCAAGTTTGTGTCAATACATGTGTTACACCAGCTACTTATAGTT